The Flavobacterium commune genome contains a region encoding:
- a CDS encoding DUF3857 domain-containing protein produces MKCKILIATVLFSFINFNSNAQDFRLGKVSIEELKQKVHPKDSSAVAAVLFEKAENKMVFSQSNGFETELVVRARIKIYKKEGYEWANKKVRYYLDSNLRERVSFAEVATYNLVDGKIEKTKLKSDGEFDEEVNKYWGQKKIVMPNVKEGAVIEYQYTLYSPSIGNPRDWYFQSDIPVNYSEYISCVPEYFVFNTNVKGFIRPKITVEKANKVINMDSKERIVGFMGRVTTNHNTDNISYVETRTIYLAENMPAIKEEAFVNNVRNYTTSLEQELSMTKYPNAMPKMFSTNWEAVVKTIYEYDDFGSELNKTGYFEDDLKVVLAGLNTQDEKINAILKFVKSAVKWNDYYGYSCNDGVRKAYKDKTGNIAEINLMLTAMLRYAGLNANPVLVSTRSNGISFFPNRTAFNYVIAAVENGDDMILLDGSDPFSVPNVLPFRALNWLGRLVRKDGTSASVDLMPKKASVELNALNYSINDKGEVLGKLRCQKTAHNAMLFREEIKGVKEDTYLEKLENANNKIEINEYSLQNEKDFSLPVIETYSFVGNNLSELIGGKIYVNPMLFFTKKQNPFKQENREYPVDYGFPFQDKYAINIQIPEGYKVENLPQSITLTMNGNLGVFRYLTSSNGNSIQISISNQINSSIVLSEDYVALKSYYQKMIEKQNEKIILTKI; encoded by the coding sequence ATGAAGTGCAAAATTTTAATAGCAACAGTTTTATTTTCTTTTATAAATTTTAATTCTAACGCGCAAGATTTTAGATTAGGAAAAGTTTCGATTGAAGAATTAAAACAAAAAGTGCATCCTAAAGACTCATCGGCTGTTGCGGCAGTGCTTTTTGAAAAAGCAGAAAATAAAATGGTGTTTAGTCAGAGCAATGGTTTTGAGACAGAATTAGTAGTTAGAGCCAGAATTAAAATATATAAGAAAGAAGGTTATGAATGGGCTAATAAAAAAGTTCGTTATTACTTAGATAGTAATTTAAGAGAAAGGGTTTCGTTTGCCGAAGTGGCAACTTACAATTTAGTTGATGGAAAGATAGAAAAAACAAAATTAAAGAGTGATGGAGAATTTGATGAAGAAGTAAATAAGTATTGGGGGCAAAAAAAAATAGTAATGCCTAATGTAAAAGAAGGTGCTGTTATTGAATATCAATATACTTTGTATTCGCCTAGTATAGGAAATCCCAGGGATTGGTATTTTCAGTCTGATATTCCGGTAAATTATTCAGAATACATTAGTTGTGTTCCGGAATATTTTGTTTTTAATACGAATGTAAAAGGATTTATAAGACCTAAAATAACGGTTGAAAAAGCAAATAAGGTGATAAATATGGATTCAAAAGAAAGAATAGTTGGTTTTATGGGGCGTGTTACTACTAATCATAATACGGATAACATTTCTTATGTAGAAACAAGAACAATTTATTTAGCCGAAAATATGCCAGCCATTAAAGAAGAGGCATTTGTTAATAATGTTAGAAATTATACAACGAGTTTGGAACAGGAATTATCGATGACTAAGTATCCTAATGCTATGCCTAAAATGTTTTCAACTAATTGGGAGGCTGTAGTAAAAACAATATATGAGTATGATGATTTTGGTTCTGAATTAAACAAAACAGGATATTTTGAAGATGATTTGAAAGTTGTACTTGCAGGATTAAATACCCAGGATGAAAAAATTAATGCCATATTGAAATTTGTAAAATCAGCTGTAAAATGGAATGATTACTACGGTTATTCCTGTAATGATGGAGTAAGAAAAGCCTATAAAGATAAAACAGGAAATATTGCCGAAATCAATTTGATGCTTACTGCAATGCTTCGTTACGCAGGTTTAAATGCAAATCCGGTTTTGGTGAGTACAAGGTCAAATGGAATTTCATTTTTTCCCAATAGAACTGCTTTTAATTACGTTATTGCAGCAGTTGAAAATGGAGATGATATGATTTTGTTAGATGGCTCAGATCCTTTTTCAGTGCCTAATGTTTTGCCTTTTAGAGCTTTAAATTGGTTAGGGAGGTTAGTGCGTAAAGATGGGACTTCTGCTTCAGTAGATTTAATGCCTAAAAAAGCTTCAGTAGAACTAAATGCTTTGAATTATTCTATTAATGATAAAGGCGAAGTTTTAGGAAAGTTAAGATGTCAGAAAACAGCACATAATGCTATGCTTTTTAGAGAAGAAATAAAAGGAGTTAAAGAAGATACTTATCTTGAGAAATTGGAAAATGCAAACAATAAGATTGAAATAAATGAATATTCATTGCAAAATGAGAAAGATTTTAGTTTACCGGTAATAGAAACTTATTCTTTTGTAGGGAATAATTTGAGCGAATTGATAGGAGGGAAAATCTATGTCAATCCTATGTTGTTTTTCACTAAAAAACAAAATCCGTTCAAGCAGGAAAATAGAGAGTATCCAGTAGATTATGGATTTCCTTTTCAGGATAAATACGCAATAAATATTCAAATTCCCGAAGGATACAAGGTGGAGAATTTACCTCAATCTATTACATTAACAATGAATGGGAATTTAGGTGTTTTTAGATATTTAACTAGTTCCAATGGTAATTCAATTCAGATTTCAATTTCTAATCAAATTAACTCATCTATAGTTCTTTCGGAGGATTATGTAGCTTTAAAATCATATTATCAAAAGATGATTGAAAAACAGAACGAGAAGATTATTCTAACTAAAATATAA
- a CDS encoding DUF3857 domain-containing protein produces the protein MKNRFLITILMLFLIAFNSNAQEFRLGKVSIEELKEKVHPKDSSAAAAILYKKGRTYFDYDFKKGFVANHEIQIRIKIYKKEGLDWANFEVPYYIGYQNISDETVSFSDGITYNIENGSIVKTKLNSEGTFKENVNENWKKATVTMPAVKVGSVIELKYTIKSENLTKFPVFQIQYSVPVNHVEYCSEIPEYFIYKQLLTGYVDVKSDSKLEQTSKNYDNEYRQTNSIIYQQIKSTFVADNVPQLVKESYVDNINNYKSSLQYELETTRYPNQPVKDYSQTWNGVAKTIYDDKNFGKELQERLYLLNDLKKIISNLGETVTDSDKLNVIFKFIQSKMNWNGEYGYYTEKGVKQAYLDQTGNVAEVNFNLINMLNLAGISAYPVLVSTREHGIPVFPNRTVFNYTIVAVEINGERILLDAVNKHTAPNILPLNVLNWNGRLVRQDGTSEEINLVPNKPSKQLYNLSVVVANNGNISGKYLVQKTDYEALIFREREADVKKENYLEKKENEFNGIEISDYTVENKSADLSKAVIEKFTFASNNHCEMIGGKMFINPLLFFTMEKNPFVQEKRKMPVYFGYPRQEKYNFNFEIPEGYQVESIPKAMRIATDDKMLVFSVNSLLSGNNIQISVAKEINTGMASADIYDGLKEFYQKMIEKQHEKIVLKKI, from the coding sequence ATGAAAAATAGGTTTTTAATAACAATATTGATGCTTTTTTTGATTGCTTTTAATTCTAATGCACAGGAATTTCGATTGGGAAAAGTGTCAATCGAAGAATTAAAAGAAAAAGTACATCCTAAAGATTCATCGGCTGCTGCGGCAATTTTGTATAAAAAAGGGAGAACTTACTTTGATTATGATTTTAAGAAAGGTTTTGTAGCCAATCATGAAATCCAAATCAGAATTAAAATCTATAAAAAAGAAGGTTTGGATTGGGCTAATTTTGAAGTTCCTTATTATATAGGTTATCAAAATATAAGCGATGAGACCGTTAGTTTCTCTGACGGAATTACCTATAATATTGAGAATGGAAGTATTGTAAAAACGAAATTAAATAGTGAAGGGACATTTAAAGAAAATGTAAATGAAAATTGGAAAAAAGCTACTGTAACAATGCCTGCCGTAAAAGTAGGTTCGGTTATTGAATTAAAATACACAATCAAATCAGAGAATTTAACCAAATTTCCGGTATTCCAAATTCAATATTCCGTTCCGGTAAATCATGTGGAGTATTGTAGTGAAATCCCGGAGTATTTTATTTATAAACAGCTGCTTACCGGGTATGTTGATGTTAAATCAGATTCGAAGTTAGAACAAACTTCAAAAAACTATGATAATGAATACAGACAAACAAATTCTATCATTTATCAGCAAATAAAATCTACGTTTGTGGCAGATAATGTGCCTCAGCTGGTTAAAGAAAGTTATGTTGATAATATCAATAATTATAAGTCTTCATTGCAATATGAATTAGAAACAACAAGATATCCTAATCAGCCTGTAAAAGATTATTCTCAAACCTGGAATGGAGTTGCCAAAACTATTTATGATGATAAGAATTTTGGTAAGGAGCTTCAGGAACGGTTGTATCTTTTAAATGACCTCAAAAAAATCATAAGCAATCTTGGAGAAACGGTAACGGATTCAGACAAATTGAACGTTATTTTTAAGTTTATCCAAAGTAAAATGAATTGGAATGGGGAATATGGTTATTATACCGAAAAAGGAGTGAAACAAGCTTATCTTGATCAAACAGGAAATGTTGCCGAAGTCAATTTTAACTTGATTAATATGTTGAATTTGGCAGGGATTTCGGCTTATCCGGTATTAGTTAGTACCAGAGAACATGGAATTCCTGTTTTTCCCAATAGAACCGTTTTTAATTATACTATTGTTGCTGTCGAAATTAATGGAGAAAGAATTTTGTTAGATGCCGTTAATAAACATACTGCTCCTAATATATTGCCTTTAAATGTGTTAAATTGGAATGGGAGGCTTGTTAGGCAAGATGGAACATCTGAGGAAATTAATTTAGTGCCTAATAAACCATCTAAACAGCTTTATAATTTAAGTGTTGTTGTTGCTAATAATGGAAATATTTCGGGTAAGTATTTAGTTCAAAAAACGGATTATGAAGCACTGATTTTTAGAGAAAGAGAAGCTGATGTAAAAAAAGAAAACTATTTGGAGAAAAAAGAAAATGAATTTAATGGAATTGAAATTAGTGACTACACGGTTGAAAATAAGAGTGCTGATTTATCAAAAGCTGTTATTGAAAAATTTACTTTTGCAAGCAACAATCATTGCGAGATGATAGGTGGTAAGATGTTTATAAATCCACTATTGTTTTTTACAATGGAGAAGAATCCTTTTGTTCAGGAAAAAAGGAAAATGCCTGTTTATTTTGGATACCCAAGACAAGAGAAATATAATTTTAATTTTGAAATTCCCGAAGGTTATCAGGTAGAGTCGATTCCTAAAGCGATGAGAATTGCAACAGATGATAAAATGCTGGTGTTTTCTGTGAATAGTTTACTAAGTGGTAATAATATCCAAATTTCAGTTGCAAAAGAAATAAATACAGGAATGGCTTCAGCAGATATTTATGATGGTTTAAAAGAATTCTATCAAAAAATGATTGAAAAGCAGCACGAAAAAATTGTACTTAAAAAAATATAA
- the kynU gene encoding kynureninase, which translates to MIFENTKEFAQQLDSQDSLNQYRDEFHFPKVNGKEVVYFTGNSLGLQPKRAKAYVDEIMNDWANLAVEGHFYAEKPWWDYQERFAKPLSKIVGAKPLEVTVMNTLTVNLHLLMVSFYRPTKTRFKIICEEKAFPSDQYMFQSQVNFHGLKPEEVIVEVKRREGEHNIRTEDILAKIKEVGNELALVLIGGVNYYTGQVFDMKTITAAGHKAGAYVGWDLAHAAGNIKLELHDWNVDFAAWCSYKYMNSGPGNASGCFVHEKHHNNPELPRFAGWWGHNKERRFKMEPAFDPIQGADGWQISNLPVLSLAPYLASVEMFDEIGMDTLIEKRDRITAYLEFILREIDKEVSSSFEIITPSNPSERACQLSVFLHGEGRSLFDYLMKNGVIVDWREPNVIRLAPVPLYCSFEDMYNFGQILKRGILEK; encoded by the coding sequence ATGATTTTCGAAAACACTAAAGAATTTGCCCAACAGCTCGATTCTCAGGATAGTTTAAATCAATACCGTGACGAATTTCATTTTCCAAAAGTGAACGGTAAAGAGGTGGTTTATTTTACCGGAAATTCATTAGGCTTACAGCCTAAGAGGGCTAAGGCTTATGTTGATGAAATCATGAATGACTGGGCTAATCTGGCTGTTGAAGGTCATTTTTATGCCGAAAAACCTTGGTGGGATTACCAAGAGCGTTTTGCAAAACCATTGAGTAAGATTGTTGGGGCAAAACCGCTTGAAGTTACTGTCATGAATACGCTTACGGTGAATCTTCATTTATTGATGGTTTCTTTTTACCGGCCTACAAAAACAAGGTTCAAAATTATTTGCGAAGAAAAAGCCTTTCCTTCAGATCAATATATGTTTCAAAGCCAGGTCAATTTTCACGGTCTAAAACCCGAAGAAGTAATTGTTGAGGTCAAAAGACGTGAAGGCGAACATAATATTCGAACAGAAGATATTTTGGCAAAAATCAAAGAAGTAGGCAATGAGTTGGCTTTGGTCTTAATAGGCGGAGTGAATTATTACACAGGTCAGGTTTTTGATATGAAAACTATTACTGCTGCGGGACACAAAGCAGGAGCTTATGTGGGTTGGGATTTGGCTCATGCAGCAGGAAATATAAAATTGGAACTGCACGATTGGAATGTGGATTTTGCTGCCTGGTGCAGTTATAAATACATGAATTCCGGGCCGGGAAATGCTTCTGGTTGTTTTGTGCACGAAAAACATCATAATAATCCGGAGTTACCAAGATTTGCAGGATGGTGGGGACATAACAAAGAACGCCGATTTAAAATGGAACCTGCTTTTGATCCTATTCAAGGTGCTGATGGTTGGCAAATTAGTAATTTACCCGTTTTGTCTTTAGCTCCTTATCTGGCTTCGGTAGAAATGTTTGACGAAATAGGTATGGATACATTGATAGAAAAAAGAGATCGAATTACGGCTTATTTGGAATTTATTCTTCGTGAAATTGACAAAGAAGTAAGTAGTAGTTTCGAAATTATTACGCCTTCCAATCCTTCGGAAAGAGCTTGTCAGTTATCTGTTTTTTTGCATGGAGAAGGTCGCAGTTTATTTGATTACTTAATGAAAAACGGTGTGATTGTGGATTGGAGAGAACCCAATGTTATCCGACTGGCACCGGTTCCGTTGTATTGCTCTTTTGAAGATATGTACAATTTTGGACAAATTTTAAAAAGAGGAATTTTAGAAAAATAA
- the queA gene encoding tRNA preQ1(34) S-adenosylmethionine ribosyltransferase-isomerase QueA: protein MKLSHFNFDLPKELLAEFPAENRDEARLMVIDRKKQTIEHKMFKDVIDYFDDGDVMILNNTKVFPARLYGNKEKTGARIEVFLLRELNAEQRLWDVLVDPARKIRIGNKLYFGDDDSLVAEVIDNTTSRGRTLRFLYDGSYEEFRNKLTELGETPIPKYINREVTPEDAERYQTIYAKEEGAVAAPTAGLHFSKHLLKRLEIKGVNFAEVTLHVGLGTFNPVEVEDLSKHKMDSEELKITQEACDIVNEAKGKRKRVCAVGTTSMRAIESSVSSANTLNPYEGWTNKFIFPPHDFSVANCMITNFHTPKSTLLMMISAFCGHDLMKKAYDEAIKEKYKFYSYGDAMLIL, encoded by the coding sequence ATGAAATTATCACATTTTAATTTTGACTTACCAAAAGAACTTTTAGCTGAATTTCCAGCCGAAAACAGAGACGAAGCTCGCTTAATGGTTATTGATCGTAAAAAACAAACAATCGAACATAAAATGTTCAAAGATGTTATCGATTATTTTGACGATGGAGATGTAATGATTTTGAATAATACCAAAGTTTTTCCTGCTCGTTTATACGGTAACAAGGAAAAAACAGGAGCCAGAATCGAAGTGTTTTTGCTTAGAGAATTAAATGCTGAGCAACGCCTTTGGGACGTACTTGTTGATCCGGCTCGTAAAATCAGAATTGGAAATAAATTATATTTCGGTGATGACGATTCGTTAGTTGCTGAGGTAATTGATAACACCACTTCTCGTGGTAGAACTTTGCGTTTTCTTTACGATGGTTCTTACGAAGAATTCAGAAATAAATTAACTGAACTTGGAGAAACTCCAATTCCTAAATACATCAACAGAGAGGTTACTCCTGAAGATGCCGAGCGTTACCAAACAATTTATGCTAAAGAAGAAGGAGCTGTTGCAGCACCAACTGCAGGATTACACTTCTCTAAACATTTATTGAAACGATTGGAAATAAAAGGAGTAAATTTTGCCGAAGTTACACTTCACGTAGGTTTAGGTACTTTTAACCCTGTTGAGGTAGAAGATTTGTCTAAACATAAAATGGATTCTGAGGAATTAAAAATTACTCAGGAAGCCTGCGATATTGTTAATGAAGCTAAAGGAAAAAGAAAACGTGTTTGTGCTGTAGGAACTACTTCTATGCGTGCTATTGAAAGTTCGGTTTCTTCTGCAAATACATTGAATCCTTACGAAGGATGGACTAATAAGTTTATTTTTCCTCCACATGATTTTAGTGTGGCTAATTGTATGATTACAAATTTCCATACACCAAAATCGACTTTATTAATGATGATTTCAGCTTTTTGTGGACACGATTTAATGAAGAAGGCTTATGATGAAGCTATCAAAGAAAAATATAAATTCTATTCTTACGGTGATGCAATGTTAATTCTTTAA
- a CDS encoding IS256 family transposase, with the protein MIDKDDLLNNKDFYKSFKNAEDLTSFFQTMHKRAVEHMLEAELDAHLDNEKHDKTTKGNYRNGHGTKKIKTSFGQQEIKVPRDRDSSFNPLLVPKRENIAQGIENVIISLYAKGMSVSNIEEQIKEVYDFEVSSSTISRITNTITNEVVTWQNRPLEELYLIVWMDGIVFKVREGSKVINKTIYLAVGLNRDGKKDVLGMWLGKNESSSFWMSVLTDLKARGVEDILITATDNLNGFTQTIRSVFPESQTQICVVHQIRNACKYVVWKDRKQFTADMKHIYNAPTKQAAELALNDFADKWESKYSYAIKSWRDNWDELTVFFDFPIEIRKIIYTTNLIENLNGKIRKYTKNKMSFPTDDAVLKSVFLALREATKKWSMPIQNWGIVLNQFTLIFEKRLRL; encoded by the coding sequence ATGATTGACAAAGACGACTTATTAAACAACAAGGATTTCTATAAATCCTTCAAGAATGCAGAAGATTTAACCTCATTCTTTCAAACGATGCACAAACGAGCTGTTGAACATATGCTCGAAGCCGAACTTGATGCTCATTTAGACAATGAAAAACACGATAAAACCACTAAGGGTAATTATCGCAACGGACACGGAACTAAAAAAATAAAGACCTCTTTTGGTCAACAAGAAATCAAAGTTCCTCGTGACAGAGATTCTTCCTTTAATCCCCTGCTTGTTCCTAAAAGAGAAAATATAGCCCAAGGTATTGAAAATGTCATCATCTCACTTTATGCTAAAGGCATGAGTGTTAGTAATATTGAAGAACAGATCAAGGAGGTATATGATTTTGAAGTGTCTTCTTCGACTATATCACGTATTACCAACACAATTACAAATGAAGTAGTTACTTGGCAAAACAGGCCACTAGAAGAGCTTTATTTAATTGTTTGGATGGATGGTATTGTTTTTAAGGTTAGAGAAGGTTCGAAAGTTATCAATAAAACTATTTATTTAGCTGTAGGGCTTAACAGAGATGGTAAAAAAGATGTTTTAGGAATGTGGCTTGGTAAGAATGAAAGCAGTAGCTTTTGGATGAGTGTTTTGACTGATTTAAAAGCCCGTGGCGTTGAAGATATACTTATTACAGCTACCGATAATTTAAATGGATTTACTCAAACAATCCGAAGTGTTTTCCCTGAATCTCAAACACAAATCTGCGTGGTTCATCAAATTAGAAATGCTTGTAAATATGTCGTTTGGAAGGATCGAAAACAATTTACTGCCGATATGAAACATATTTATAACGCTCCAACAAAACAAGCAGCAGAGTTGGCTTTAAACGATTTTGCAGACAAATGGGAATCCAAATATTCTTATGCAATTAAATCCTGGCGAGATAACTGGGATGAATTGACCGTATTTTTTGATTTTCCAATTGAAATTAGAAAAATCATTTATACAACAAATTTAATCGAGAACTTAAACGGAAAAATTAGAAAATACACTAAAAATAAAATGTCGTTCCCAACAGATGATGCTGTATTAAAATCGGTATTTTTGGCTTTAAGAGAAGCGACCAAAAAATGGTCAATGCCTATTCAAAATTGGGGAATTGTTTTAAACCAATTTACCCTTATATTTGAAAAAAGGCTCCGATTATAA
- the aroA gene encoding 3-phosphoshikimate 1-carboxyvinyltransferase, giving the protein MNLLLQTTHSNLNAQIAVTGSKSETNRLLLLKALFPNITLANTSNSDDSEVMQMALSGNEEVVDIHHAGTAMRFLTAYFAVKEGREVVLTGSSRMQERPVKILVEALRQLGADISFLKEEGYPPIKIKGQKITNSKVTMAANVSSQYISALLLVAPKLENGIELTLEGEITSIPYIKMTLALLNDLDIKTSFEGNVIKVYPKQEVESKVMTVESDWSSASYFFSLAALSDEASISLTSYKESSLQGDSALVSIYKEMGVETQFNGDTITLTKTKKFNYQDVTFDLNNTPDIAQTIVVTCLGLGIGCHLTGLHTLKIKETDRLEALRIELSKLGANISVTNDSLTLVASSEINSNVKIGTYNDHRMAMAFAPLALKVPIIIENADVVSKSYPDFWDDMGKLGYKVSDLVG; this is encoded by the coding sequence ATGAATTTACTACTACAAACAACACATTCTAACTTAAATGCCCAAATAGCAGTTACAGGATCTAAAAGTGAAACGAATAGATTGTTGCTGCTAAAAGCGTTATTTCCTAATATTACTTTGGCTAATACTTCTAATTCTGATGATAGCGAAGTAATGCAAATGGCATTGAGCGGAAATGAAGAGGTAGTAGATATTCATCATGCAGGAACAGCAATGCGTTTTCTTACTGCTTATTTTGCTGTAAAAGAAGGTCGCGAAGTGGTGTTAACCGGTTCTAGCCGTATGCAGGAACGGCCGGTTAAAATTTTAGTAGAAGCATTACGTCAGTTAGGAGCTGATATTTCTTTCTTGAAAGAAGAAGGATATCCGCCAATTAAAATTAAAGGACAAAAAATCACCAATTCTAAAGTTACTATGGCTGCTAACGTAAGTAGCCAGTATATTTCGGCTTTATTATTGGTTGCACCAAAATTAGAAAACGGTATCGAATTGACATTGGAAGGAGAAATTACTTCGATTCCTTATATCAAAATGACTTTGGCTTTGCTGAATGATTTGGATATTAAAACTAGTTTTGAAGGTAATGTAATCAAGGTTTACCCAAAACAAGAGGTTGAATCTAAAGTGATGACCGTAGAGTCCGATTGGAGTTCTGCTTCTTACTTTTTCAGTTTAGCGGCTTTGTCTGATGAGGCTAGTATTTCATTGACTAGTTACAAAGAATCAAGTTTGCAGGGAGATTCAGCTTTGGTTTCTATTTATAAAGAAATGGGTGTTGAAACCCAATTTAATGGAGATACGATTACCTTAACTAAAACTAAGAAATTCAACTATCAGGATGTAACTTTCGATTTGAATAACACACCTGATATTGCTCAAACTATTGTAGTTACTTGCCTTGGTCTAGGAATTGGTTGTCATCTTACAGGTTTACATACTTTAAAAATTAAAGAAACGGACAGATTAGAAGCCTTAAGAATTGAACTAAGTAAACTGGGGGCGAATATCTCTGTTACGAATGATAGCCTAACTCTTGTGGCTAGTTCAGAAATTAATTCGAATGTAAAAATCGGAACGTATAATGACCACCGAATGGCGATGGCTTTTGCTCCATTAGCATTAAAAGTGCCAATTATTATCGAAAATGCCGATGTAGTTTCTAAATCTTATCCTGATTTTTGGGATGATATGGGAAAATTAGGTTATAAAGTCTCCGATTTAGTAGGTTAA
- a CDS encoding nucleotide pyrophosphohydrolase, translating into MNLKNAQLDVDTWIKEHGVRYFNELTNMAQLTEEVGEVARIIARRYGEQSEKESDKNKDLGEELADVVFVVLCLANQTGIDLQAAFDKKMDLKSVRDKDRHKNNEKLK; encoded by the coding sequence ATGAATCTAAAAAACGCTCAATTAGACGTAGATACCTGGATAAAGGAACACGGTGTTCGTTATTTTAATGAATTGACAAATATGGCTCAGCTTACTGAAGAAGTAGGTGAGGTAGCTCGAATAATTGCACGTCGTTATGGAGAGCAATCAGAGAAAGAGAGTGATAAAAACAAAGATTTAGGTGAAGAACTAGCCGATGTGGTTTTTGTGGTTTTATGTTTGGCTAATCAAACCGGAATCGATTTACAAGCCGCTTTTGATAAAAAAATGGATTTAAAATCAGTTCGTGATAAAGACCGTCATAAAAACAACGAAAAATTAAAATAA
- a CDS encoding FAD-dependent oxidoreductase, translated as MQTPKKIAIVGSGLVGSLLAIYLKKAGHTVHIYDRSPDIRKIQFSGRSINLAMSTRGWKALDGVGVGEAVRQIAIPMDKRAIHLVDALKFQNYGQEGESIYSISRGTLNRKMIDLAEEAGAEFFFEHKVWDVTLAEATIHIGETERGEWEERKYDMVFGADGAFSRIRHRMQRQSMFNYSQEFLNIGYKELNIPANKDDSHKLDKNSFHIWPRGEYMLIALPNLDGSFTCTLFMPFEGENSFGSLKDRKEVEAFFEKNFPDSVEVIPDLAEDYFKNPTSTLVTMKCFPWTYSNKVALIGDACHAIVPFYGQGMNAGFEDITILHEMILKYGEDWETIFSEYQKSRKPNADAIAELSYRNFMEMSSKTADDKFLLQKKIEKWFSGKHPDKWIPLYSRVTFSDRPYVEALAIGDFQNAIMEEVLKMDNIENIWNFPEVENKILELLLCQ; from the coding sequence ATGCAAACTCCTAAAAAAATAGCGATTGTAGGTTCCGGTTTAGTGGGTTCACTATTAGCTATTTATTTAAAAAAAGCAGGACATACTGTTCATATTTATGATAGGAGCCCGGATATTAGAAAAATACAATTTTCAGGGCGATCGATTAATTTAGCAATGTCAACTCGTGGTTGGAAGGCCTTAGATGGAGTAGGTGTGGGCGAAGCTGTGCGGCAAATTGCAATTCCAATGGATAAACGCGCTATTCATTTGGTAGATGCTCTTAAATTTCAAAATTACGGTCAGGAAGGAGAATCTATATATTCGATTTCCAGAGGGACTTTGAATCGGAAAATGATTGATCTTGCCGAAGAAGCTGGTGCCGAATTTTTCTTTGAGCATAAAGTTTGGGACGTGACTTTGGCTGAAGCTACCATACATATCGGTGAAACCGAAAGAGGCGAGTGGGAAGAAAGGAAATACGATATGGTTTTTGGGGCCGATGGTGCTTTTTCAAGAATTCGCCATCGTATGCAACGTCAGAGTATGTTTAATTATTCACAGGAGTTCTTAAATATTGGATATAAAGAATTGAATATTCCGGCAAATAAGGATGATTCTCATAAATTAGATAAGAATTCATTCCATATTTGGCCAAGAGGCGAATATATGTTAATTGCTTTGCCTAATCTTGATGGTAGTTTTACCTGTACTTTATTTATGCCTTTTGAAGGTGAAAATTCGTTTGGTTCATTAAAGGATAGAAAAGAAGTGGAAGCTTTTTTTGAAAAGAATTTTCCTGATTCTGTTGAGGTAATTCCTGATTTGGCAGAAGATTATTTTAAAAATCCTACTAGTACTTTGGTAACTATGAAATGTTTTCCATGGACTTATAGTAATAAGGTAGCTTTGATTGGCGATGCTTGTCATGCGATTGTGCCTTTTTATGGACAGGGAATGAATGCCGGTTTTGAAGATATAACGATACTTCATGAAATGATTTTAAAGTACGGTGAAGATTGGGAAACTATTTTTTCTGAATATCAAAAATCACGTAAACCTAATGCCGATGCTATTGCAGAACTTTCGTATCGGAATTTTATGGAAATGAGTTCTAAAACCGCAGATGATAAATTTTTGTTGCAAAAGAAAATTGAGAAATGGTTTTCAGGAAAGCATCCTGATAAATGGATACCTTTATATAGTAGAGTAACTTTTAGTGATCGTCCTTATGTGGA